Below is a genomic region from Halodesulfovibrio sp..
GCTGACGCAAGTTTCATGGAAGACTCAGCTAACTCTTCGCTTAATTTGTTCGTAAAGTTGTATTGTAGCGCCTCTTTTTGATGGTTCAGCAACTCAAGGTGTGTTGTTACTTCTTTAATTTTGGCAGTGATATTGTTTGAAGCAATTTTATTTTCGAGAATTTTTCTCAAAAGATCATTGTATTCATTGCGCGGAATAATATCGATAATAGGATCGAGACGAGTTTTTTGTTCTTGGTAGGTTAGTAACAAGTCCGCATAGTCTTTTTTCTCGATTGTTAGTGCCGTGAGCTGCTGCGTTGCTTTGTGAAGCTCATCATCTTTGGCTGCAATTTGTTTATTGTATCCATTTTTGAGTGAATTAAAGATATCGTGCTGTACCTGCACCGTTTCTTTGCCAAAAAGTAACTCGTCGGGTTCGAAAGGGCGGTTAGATATCAGTGATTCCAACCGCATTATTGTTATTTTATATGTTTTGTATTCTTCCCGCAGTGATTCGAGGGTCGGGTCTGTGGCTGATGGGTCAATCTGAACAAGCAGTTGCCCTTTTGTTACTTCATCACCTCGTTTGCACAAAATTTTACGGATTACCCCTGTTTCCAGTGGCTGCACAATTTTGACTTTTCCTGAAGGAATGAACTTGCCTTGTCCCGATACTACAATTTCGGTTTCACCAAATGTAAGCCATGCAATGCTCGCAAAGATAATGATGATAATAACCCAAAGAACTAGAGATCCTAACGGGTTTGCAGGCGTCTCTTCGATTTCTGTGAGAATAGGTTTAAAATGGTGACTATCGTCACGTGATAAGAATTTTAAGAAACTCACTGAGTGCACTCCTGAAGAGTATATAACTTTTTGTAGTAACCATTTGGAATACGCATGAGTTCGTCATGAGTGCCAGCTTCAATTAGTTCACCATTATCCATTGCTAAAATGACAGAGCAATTTTTAACAATGGAAATTTTGTGTGCAATAATGAACATGGTTCTGCCTCTGGCAATATTCTGTAAGTTTCTACGAATAATAAGCTCGGATTCGATATCCAGCGCGGATGTTGCTTCGTCGAAAATTAAGATGCGAGGGTCTGTGATTAATGCTCGGGCAATTGCAATGCGCTGACGTTGCCCACCAGAGAGACCTTCACCGCGCTCACCAACTTCGGAATCATACCCTTTAGGAAGTCGGGAAACGAAATCATGAACTCCTGTGATTTTAGAAACATGGAGCACTAAGTCCATAGAGGCATTTGGCGCTCCCATTACAATGTTTTCTTTAATAGTTCCGCTGAACAGGTAGTTTTCCTGCAATACCACGCCAATATTACTGCGGAGCCATACCGGACTTACATGGTTGATATCAACGTCGTCGATACGTACGCTGCCTGCCGAAGGAATGTAGAGGCGCTGAATCAATTTTGACACGGTGCTTTTGCCGCTTCCACTTCGCCCAACAATCCCCACGCAGCTACCTGGAGGAATGTTAAGGTTAATGCCTTTAAGAACCATTGGTGCGTCGGGGGCGTATTTGAATTGAACATTTTCGAAAACGACATTCCCCTCAAGTTTGTTGAGAACAATTGCGTTTTCGCTTTGAACTTCCGAAGGGTGGTTTAATATGTCGGAGAGTTTATCAACAGAGATAAGTGTCTGCTGAAGTTCATTCCATACACCGATCAAGCGTAGAACTGGACCAGAAAATTGTCCGGATAACATGTTGAATGCGATAAGCTGACCGATGGTAAGCTCGCTGTTCAGCACGAGTTTAACGCCAAGATACAAAATAGAAATGGTCATGAGTTTTTGAAGAAAACCGGCTGTTCCCCTCGTAATATTACTCATGTTTGTCATCTTAAAGTTTGAAAAAACATAGCGCCCTAAATGGTCTTCCCATTTCCTTTGAATACTTCCTTCAATTGCGAGCGATTTTACCGTTTGAATGCCTGTTACAGACTCAACAAGGTAAGAGTTTGATTTCGCACCCATCTCAAATTTTGTATTCAAACGTCTTCGCAGTTCTGGTGTAATACACAGGTAGAGCAAGCCAATAAGCGCGACAAACCCAATAACAATAAAGGTCAGTTGCACGCTGTACATGAGCATTACGACAACAAAAACAATGGAAAAGACTAAGTCAATAAGAACCGATACTGTTTTGTTGGTAACAAAACTGCGGATGTTTTCTAGCTCGCGAACTCTGGCTATGGTGTCCCCAACTTTTCGAGCTTCAAAATACGGGCATGGTAGCGACAGCAGGTGGCGAAATAGTTGTGCACCGAGCTTGGCGTCAATTTTGTTTGCTGTATGTGTGAAAAGGTAGTTTCGAGCTAGGTTAAGTATGTATTCAAAAACAGCGATGACAATAAAGCCTATTGCAAGAAT
It encodes:
- a CDS encoding type I secretion system permease/ATPase — protein: MNSGLVSLEVVARINKVRIDIANIVREHCISSDDISSDELVRIAKRLGLRAKKKNLPLDKCHKKYPYPIIAQSKDDRFFVVLGYKEQEETVLIYIPEEGATRSVPLEEFNELTTDRYIILSHRLLSESVRFGLGWFFKEVFNAKGIMAEILLASFVVQLFGLVTPLFTQVILDKVLVHRAMTTLKILAIGFIVIAVFEYILNLARNYLFTHTANKIDAKLGAQLFRHLLSLPCPYFEARKVGDTIARVRELENIRSFVTNKTVSVLIDLVFSIVFVVVMLMYSVQLTFIVIGFVALIGLLYLCITPELRRRLNTKFEMGAKSNSYLVESVTGIQTVKSLAIEGSIQRKWEDHLGRYVFSNFKMTNMSNITRGTAGFLQKLMTISILYLGVKLVLNSELTIGQLIAFNMLSGQFSGPVLRLIGVWNELQQTLISVDKLSDILNHPSEVQSENAIVLNKLEGNVVFENVQFKYAPDAPMVLKGINLNIPPGSCVGIVGRSGSGKSTVSKLIQRLYIPSAGSVRIDDVDINHVSPVWLRSNIGVVLQENYLFSGTIKENIVMGAPNASMDLVLHVSKITGVHDFVSRLPKGYDSEVGERGEGLSGGQRQRIAIARALITDPRILIFDEATSALDIESELIIRRNLQNIARGRTMFIIAHKISIVKNCSVILAMDNGELIEAGTHDELMRIPNGYYKKLYTLQECTQ
- a CDS encoding HlyD family type I secretion periplasmic adaptor subunit, whose amino-acid sequence is MSFLKFLSRDDSHHFKPILTEIEETPANPLGSLVLWVIIIIIFASIAWLTFGETEIVVSGQGKFIPSGKVKIVQPLETGVIRKILCKRGDEVTKGQLLVQIDPSATDPTLESLREEYKTYKITIMRLESLISNRPFEPDELLFGKETVQVQHDIFNSLKNGYNKQIAAKDDELHKATQQLTALTIEKKDYADLLLTYQEQKTRLDPIIDIIPRNEYNDLLRKILENKIASNNITAKIKEVTTHLELLNHQKEALQYNFTNKLSEELAESSMKLASAKARLDRISFANKKQNITSPVTGTINEVLITTEGGVVTPAEKLISIVPKDSPLVVETKVLNKDIGFIEKDMPVTVKVNAFTYQRYGTLEGKVSQISKDSIKDEQLGDIYMVYISIENPTLKVENEIVPMSTGMTVLAEINVGTRRLIEFFIYPLIKYLDEGLSVQ